DNA sequence from the Pseudomonas fluorescens Q2-87 genome:
TCACTGTCAGCAATGACCAGTTGTGTGCAGCGATCAAGGACATCTACGACGACACCCGCTCCATCACCGAACCGTCTGGAGCCCTTGCGGTGGCGGGTATCAAGCAGTACGTGGACAGTACCGGCGCGCGAGGCCAGACCCTGGTGGCCATCGACTCCGGCGCCAACATCAATTTCGACAGTTTGCGCCATGTGGCGGAGCGTGCCGCGGTAGGCGCGACGTGACCTATTTGCCTGCAATCAAACTTTTCTGGAACCAGGCGACGGATGGTTCGACGCCTGGCGGATGTTCGCGTCTACGCTGCAATGCGAGAGGAACGAAACAGTTGCACTTTGCATGAAAAAAGCGCCGTTTCCTTGCATTTTGCACGAGCGGTCCGGCGCAGGACGAAGCTAAGTGGTTGATTTGCATCAACCCGGGGCGGGGTAAATACAGGCATATTTTTTGCGGGACGATTCAGGAGCCTTGATGGGCTCGTTAATCGAACACGCCAAGAAGAACGAACGAACGGCACGGCATTCGTAGTCCCAGTCCGCAGGGAAGAAACGGACGAAAATACCGCCGTCGTGAACATCATTTGGCCGCCTCAACAGGAGAGAGTTGCCATGTTTTTATCTGCCCTCGAAATGCGAAACATCATTGAAAGCAGCCTGCTGCCCAAGCGCTCGCAATGCACCGTATCACCGGACCTGTCGATGACAGTCAAGATATACGACGATCACGAAACCGATCGTGTGGCTCTGATCAAGACCGATATCGATGCCAGGAAACTCACCGGATGCCGGGCCATCAACGACTTGATCGCCGAGCTGCGTACCGAGCTCGACCATAACCCCGCCGCTGGCAACCACTTTTACCAACAGCACCACCGGATGACCGGTCGCTGATCCCAGCGTTATATTCGCAAGCCAGACGCCCGGGTGCGGTCATGTCCGAACCCGGCGTCCAATTTACATTGGCGTCATCAGCCCAGTTGTCGCCGGTAGGGCAAGTCCGGCCCGGTTTTACCGCAGGTCAAGGCGGCGGCGCGGATGGCGAATTCAAGCATTGCACTGGTCTGGTCCCGGGTCAGGGTCTGCAAGCCTTCGATCGAATCCAGTTGTTGTTCCGTCAGCCACGTGATCAACGCGGCCTGGAAGGTGTCGCCTGCACCGACGGTATCGGCAATATCGACCGGGCATGCCGGCAAAGACCATGAGCCGTGTTGCCTACTGAACACTGTCGCGCCCTGGCCGCCTCGGGTCAGGAACACCACTTGGCAGCGGTGCTGCAGCCAACCGTCGATGACGGCTGCCGGCTCAGCCTCTGGATAGAGCAGGCTCAAATCTTCATCGCTGACCTTGATCAGGTCCGCATATTTCACCAGCGTTGCGATTCTTGAACGCCACAGTTCGATGTCTGGCTGCGGGTTGAGCCGCACGTTCGGATCGAGGCTGATCAGGCGCCGACCGCTTTCACGCTGCGCCAGGGCCAGCAGCGTATCGGCAATAGGCTGCACCACCAGGGAAAACGAACCGAAATGCAAGCCACGCACGTCCGGGCCCAGCACCGGAAGATGCTGGGCGTTTAGCTGTCGATCCGCGCAGCCTTCACCGCGAAAACTGTAGTGGGGCGAGCCATTGGCGCCCACAGCGACCATTGCCAGGGTGGTGGGTGCGTCGAAATCCCGCAAATATTGGCCACTGACGCCCTCATCGAGCAGTACCCGTTGCAGGCGTCGGCCCAGATAATCGGTAGACAACCCGGCGAACAGTGCCGACTCGACACCCAGGCGTCGCAGTCCCACGGCCACATTGAAGGGTGAACCGCCGGCGATGGCCTTGTAGTTCACCCGGGAGGCGGGGCCATCCGCTTCGGTTTCACTGAAAAAATCAAACAGCGCTTCGCCACACACCAAATACATAGTTGCCCGCTCTTCAAAGGGTTGCGACATGTTGTCGATAACGTTCATAAGCCAGCTGGGACGCCGTCACGTGTTCGGCGACGGGTCGGGTTTCGCTGGCCGGGTCAAGCTTGACGCAGCGTTCGCACAGTTCGGCCAGGCCAGCCGCCGAGCCGCCATGGCACCACGCCGCCTGGATCGCCGCTCCCAGCGCCGCCGCTTCGCTCTGTTCGGTGCAGATGACGGTTGTGTCCATGGTGTCGGCGACGATCTGCCGCCACACCGGGCTCTTGGAGCCACCGCCGATCAAGCGAATGCTCTGGGCTTCCAGTCCATTGGCCCGCAGAAGGTCCAGGCCATAACGCAAACCGAACGTGGTGCCTTCGACCACCGCGCGGCACAGATTGGCCCGGGTCAGGTTGGTGCTGGTCAGGCCCAACAGGCTGCCGGTGGCATGGGGCAGGGCGGGAACACGTTCGCCATTGAGGAACGGCAACATGCTCACCCCGTCCGCGCCGATCGGGGCCTGGGCCACCAAGGCGTTAAAGGCGTCGATATCCAGGTCCAACAACTCGCGTATGGCCCCGGTGGCGTTGGTCAGGTTCATGGTGCAGATCAGCGGCAGCCAGCCCCCGCTGGAAGAGCAGAACGTCGCCACTGACGGTTGTGGGCTGACCACAGGTTCGGCGCCATAGGCGTAGACCGTGCCGGACGAACCGAGGCTCATGGTGATCACGCCGGGCTGGATGTTGCCTGTGCCAATGGCGCCCATCATGTTGTCACCGCCACCGCTCGCCACCACGGCATTGGGGTTGATGCCCAAGTGTGCGGCAATGGCCGGCAGGATCCGTCCAACCGGTTGATGCGCGTCGATGAGTTCCGGCAATGCCGATACCAGGCGGCCGCTGGGGTCGATGTGCTGCAGCAACGGCTCGTCCCATTGACGGGTCCGCACATTGAAGTAGCCGGTACCCGAGGCGTCGCCGTACTCCGTGCAATGGCGGCCGGTGAGCCAATGATTGAGAAAGTCATGGGGCAACAGGATGCTGGCGATGTGATCGAACACGTCCGGATGCTGTTCACGGGTCCACAAGAGTTTGGACACCGTATATCCCGGGGCGATGACCATGCCAAGACGCTCCAGTGAGCCGCTTTCCCCGCCCAGGTGCGCCAGCAGTCGATCGTTTTCCGGGGTGGTTTCGGTGTCGCACCACAGCTTGGCCGGGCGCAGGACTTCGCCTTGCTCATCGAGCAGCACCAGGCCATGTTGCTGGCCGGAGACGCCGATGCCAAGGATCGCCTGGCCATCGACCCCGGCGGCAGCCAGGGCCTGATGGGTAGCTTGGGTGAACGCTTCGAGCCACTGATGGGTATCTTGTTCGCGGCGGCCATTTGGGCCGCTGATCATGGCGTGGGCGGCGGCACCCAGGCCCAGGACCTGGCCGCTGGTCGCGTCGAGGATCAGGGCCTTGGTGCCTTGGGTACCGCAGTCGATGCCCAGGAATAGTTGTTGGTTTGCCATAAAAATCCTTGGTCGTCAGATCAATCCCACGGAAATAGCTGCTCGGTCAGCAAGTACACGACCGTGGCGAGGGAGCTTGCTCCCGCTGGGCTGCGAAGCTGGCCCAAAAACCGGACACTCGGTGTGTCAGGTTCACCGCGTCGGCTGTCTTGGGGCTGCTTCGCAACCCAGCGGGAGCAAGCTCCCTCGCCACGGACGCTAAGCCTTAGGCCAACACCCGCTCAAGTGTTCGCGTCACTCCATGTTCGCGCAAGCTGTTGCAGCACCATTCGAATGCTGCCACGAACTCAGGCGAGCGGGGGATCGCCGTGCCAAAGATTTCTTCCACTTCCAGCATCCGCTGGGTCACCAGCGCGTCGTCAGCCACCAGCGCCTGGCAGAACGCCACCCGTGGGTCCGGAATCGAATAGGTCACGCCATTCTCATCCACGCCCTTGAGGTACACGGCCCAGGCCGCCACCACCAGCGCGGCGCGGCGGGTTTCGGCGCCGTCGGCGATCAAACGGTTGATTGTCGGCACGGTAAATTTCGGAAATTTCGACGAGCCATCCGAGCAGACCCGCTCCAGCTGGTCGGCAATCGCCTGGTTGGAAAACCGTTCCACCAGGGTGTTCTTGTAATCGGTCAGGTCGATGCCCGGCACCGGCGCCAATTGCGGCGTGACGTCCAGATCCATGTAGGCGCGCATGTAGCGCACGAACAACGGGTCGTTCATGGTTTCGTGGACGAAACGATAGCCTTTGATGAAACCCAGGTAAGTCAACGCCAGGTGGCTGCCGTTGAGCAGCTTGATCTTCATCTCTTCATAGGGCGAGACATCATGGGTGAACTGCACGCCAACCTTTTCCCAGGCCGGGCGGCCATTGACGAACTTGTCTTCCAGGACCCATTGCACGAACGGTTCGCAGACCACTGGCCAGGCGTCGTCGATGCCATGATCGTCATGCAGCTGCAAGCGATGGGCAACGCTGGTCATGGGCGTGATGCGGTCGACCATGGCGTTGGGGAAGCTGACGTTGTGGGCGATCCAGTGTTCCAGCTCGGCATCGCGCAAGGCCGCGAAAGCCAGCAGCGCCTTGCGAGTCACGGCGCCGTTGTGGGGCAGGTTATCGCAGGACATCAAGGTGAAGGCCCGCGTACCGGCGGCGCGGCGCTTGGCCAGGGCGGCGCAGAGGAGGCCGAACACGGTTTTCGGTTCGTCGGGATGGGCCAGGTCGTGCTGGATCTGCGGCAGATGGGCCATGAACTCGCCATTGCTGTCGTCGATGCAGTAGCCGCCCTCGGTGATCGTCAGGGAGACGATGCGGATCTGTGGGTCGGCCAGCTTGTCGATCAGCGCCTGGGCCCCGTCTTCGGCCAGCAGCATGTCGTTGATGGCGCCAATCACACGGACTTCGGTGTCGTCGGTATCGCCCAGTTCATAGAGCGTATAGAGGTAATCCTGGCCGGCAAGGTCATCTCGGGCGCGACGATCTTCGGCCCGCAGGCCGACGCCACAGATGGCCCAGTCGAGGCCTTCACCGGTGTTCATCAGCGCATCGGTGTAATACGCCTGGTGGGCGCGGTGAAAACCGCCGACGCCAATGTGGGCGATGCCCTGGCGGATGTCGCCCAAAGGGTAAGCGGGCAGGGCGATTCCCGGCGTCATGCGGTGCAGGTTCTGTCGGTTGAGTTTCATCGAAAATATCTCGGCAATCAGGCGGCGGCGCGTAGCGCACGGGTGACCGCCACGCCATCGGCATCGAATAAATGGCAGTGTTCTGCGTCCAGGTGCAGGCTCAGTTGCTCGCCGAAGCGGCTCGCCAGGTCGCCGCGAACGCGCATGGTCAAGGCTTCGCCGGACGCCGTGACGACGTGGCAGAACGTATCGCTGCCGAGGCGTTCGCTGACATCGGCAGTCACTTGCAGCGTGCAATCGCCCGGTTGTGCCAGGTTCAGGTGCTCCGGACGGATCCCCAGGGTCACTGCGCCGCCAACGCTCAGGTTGGCACCGCTGCGCGGCAGGCTGATGCGGGTGCCGGCGTCCAGGAGGACTTCACAGCCCTGGCTGTCGAGCGCCGTGACCTTGCCCTTGAGGAAGCCCATTTTCGGCGTGCCGAGGAAGCCGGCGACGAACAGGTTGGCCGGCTGGTGATACAGCTCCAGTGGCGAGCCGACCTGCTCGATGCGTCCGCCATTGAGCACCACCACCTTGTCGGCCAGGGTCATGGCTTCGACCTGGTCATGGGTTACGTAGATCATGGTCGCTTGCAGTTCCTTGTGCAGCCGCGCCAGTTCCAGGCGCATCTGTACGCGCAGGGCGGCGTCGAGGTTGGACAAGGGCTCGTCGAACAGGAAGATTTTAGGATTGCGCACGATGGCCCGGCCAATCGCAACCCGTTGGCGCTGGCCCCCAGACAGCTGCTTGGGCTTGCGCTCGAGCATCGGCCCCAGTTCGAGGATGCGCGCTGCTTCGTTGACCTTTTTCTCGACTTCGGCCTTGGGCACGCCGGCCAGGTCCAGGGCAAAGGACATGTTCTTGCGCACGCTCATGTGCGGGTACAAGGCATAGGTCTGGAATACCATCGCCAGGTCGCGCTTGGCCGGGCTGACTTCGGTGATGTCCCGCCCGTCCAGCTCGATGGTGCCGTCGCTGACTTCTTCGAGGCCGGCGATCAGCCGCAGCAGGGTCGACTTGCCGCAGCCCGACGGACCAACGAAGACCACGAACTCGCGGTCATTCACTTCAAGGTCGATGCCTTTGATG
Encoded proteins:
- the xylB gene encoding xylulokinase, whose protein sequence is MANQQLFLGIDCGTQGTKALILDATSGQVLGLGAAAHAMISGPNGRREQDTHQWLEAFTQATHQALAAAGVDGQAILGIGVSGQQHGLVLLDEQGEVLRPAKLWCDTETTPENDRLLAHLGGESGSLERLGMVIAPGYTVSKLLWTREQHPDVFDHIASILLPHDFLNHWLTGRHCTEYGDASGTGYFNVRTRQWDEPLLQHIDPSGRLVSALPELIDAHQPVGRILPAIAAHLGINPNAVVASGGGDNMMGAIGTGNIQPGVITMSLGSSGTVYAYGAEPVVSPQPSVATFCSSSGGWLPLICTMNLTNATGAIRELLDLDIDAFNALVAQAPIGADGVSMLPFLNGERVPALPHATGSLLGLTSTNLTRANLCRAVVEGTTFGLRYGLDLLRANGLEAQSIRLIGGGSKSPVWRQIVADTMDTTVICTEQSEAAALGAAIQAAWCHGGSAAGLAELCERCVKLDPASETRPVAEHVTASQLAYERYRQHVATL
- a CDS encoding carbohydrate kinase family protein; its protein translation is MYLVCGEALFDFFSETEADGPASRVNYKAIAGGSPFNVAVGLRRLGVESALFAGLSTDYLGRRLQRVLLDEGVSGQYLRDFDAPTTLAMVAVGANGSPHYSFRGEGCADRQLNAQHLPVLGPDVRGLHFGSFSLVVQPIADTLLALAQRESGRRLISLDPNVRLNPQPDIELWRSRIATLVKYADLIKVSDEDLSLLYPEAEPAAVIDGWLQHRCQVVFLTRGGQGATVFSRQHGSWSLPACPVDIADTVGAGDTFQAALITWLTEQQLDSIEGLQTLTRDQTSAMLEFAIRAAALTCGKTGPDLPYRRQLG
- a CDS encoding mannitol dehydrogenase family protein, translating into MKLNRQNLHRMTPGIALPAYPLGDIRQGIAHIGVGGFHRAHQAYYTDALMNTGEGLDWAICGVGLRAEDRRARDDLAGQDYLYTLYELGDTDDTEVRVIGAINDMLLAEDGAQALIDKLADPQIRIVSLTITEGGYCIDDSNGEFMAHLPQIQHDLAHPDEPKTVFGLLCAALAKRRAAGTRAFTLMSCDNLPHNGAVTRKALLAFAALRDAELEHWIAHNVSFPNAMVDRITPMTSVAHRLQLHDDHGIDDAWPVVCEPFVQWVLEDKFVNGRPAWEKVGVQFTHDVSPYEEMKIKLLNGSHLALTYLGFIKGYRFVHETMNDPLFVRYMRAYMDLDVTPQLAPVPGIDLTDYKNTLVERFSNQAIADQLERVCSDGSSKFPKFTVPTINRLIADGAETRRAALVVAAWAVYLKGVDENGVTYSIPDPRVAFCQALVADDALVTQRMLEVEEIFGTAIPRSPEFVAAFEWCCNSLREHGVTRTLERVLA
- a CDS encoding ABC transporter ATP-binding protein produces the protein MANLKIRNLQKGFEGFSIIKGIDLEVNDREFVVFVGPSGCGKSTLLRLIAGLEEVSDGTIELDGRDITEVSPAKRDLAMVFQTYALYPHMSVRKNMSFALDLAGVPKAEVEKKVNEAARILELGPMLERKPKQLSGGQRQRVAIGRAIVRNPKIFLFDEPLSNLDAALRVQMRLELARLHKELQATMIYVTHDQVEAMTLADKVVVLNGGRIEQVGSPLELYHQPANLFVAGFLGTPKMGFLKGKVTALDSQGCEVLLDAGTRISLPRSGANLSVGGAVTLGIRPEHLNLAQPGDCTLQVTADVSERLGSDTFCHVVTASGEALTMRVRGDLASRFGEQLSLHLDAEHCHLFDADGVAVTRALRAAA
- a CDS encoding DUF1652 domain-containing protein, whose protein sequence is MFLSALEMRNIIESSLLPKRSQCTVSPDLSMTVKIYDDHETDRVALIKTDIDARKLTGCRAINDLIAELRTELDHNPAAGNHFYQQHHRMTGR